The stretch of DNA CGGTTCCTTGCGTGCGCCTTCTGCTCCATCGGGCGCTGCGTCGTTCCGAACCCGCTCAGCTTCCGTCATAACATCGCCCCCTTCCATTCAGGGAACACTTCGCGAATCAGCGGATCCTTCAAGAAACGGTCCTTCTCCGTCTCTTGATTCTCGGTTTCCACGATCACCTGAGGATCCATCACCGGCTTTCCCGAGGCCAGATATTCGACGCTCTGCAGCTTCTCCTTCTTCACGTAGACGTGAATGTTTCGGGCCGCTTCGTGCAGCTCCAGCAACACGCGTTGCGCCGTTTCCCCCGGCTTCGGATCCACGGAGCTGGTCAGCTCCAGGACCGCCCGTTCCTTCTCGAAGAGCCCCATCTCTTGCACCGGCGTGCTGTCGAAGACATGCGTGAGGAGCACGTCGATCGTTTGCTTGACGGGCACGACGTAAGCGGAACCGTTGTAGACATCATCCACGAGCAGTTCCCCCTCGGTGCCCGCATGATGAATGGCGATCAGCCGAAGCCGATATTTGTCGTAGAAGATGTTGTGATGGCGAAAGCCCGTGAGCAGCTCTTGATTCTCCTTGCGCACGAACTCTTGCATCTGCTCGCGGCTCGCTCCCTTGCGCTGAAGGAGCTGAAGGTTATGGCGCACCTTATTACAGTAGCGGTCCACAAGTTGAATCTTGACGTGCAACTCGCTGATGCCCAGGAGGCACTCGCCGAGCATGTAGATGTAGTCGAAGAACATGAATCGGAAGCGGAGGCCGTTGATCGGAGATCGCGAGCTCATCATCACCTCCAACGATCGAGCGGGAGATCAGTGGCGATCTCCCGCTCCCTGACACCTCAATTCTTCGTGAAGAGCGCGCTCAACCGATCCACGACGTCATCGAAATCGCGGACGTCTTCTTCGGGGACATTCGAGATCTCGCCCGCGCGGATAGCCGCTTGGACGACGCCCGAAGTCACAATCTGAGCCAACTGCTCCGCCTGCTGCCGCAGCCCCTTCAATTGCACGAGCGGCGTCTGCGCCGGCGTTCCACAGCCGCTGCCACAGCCAGCGCCCAGGCTGAATCCGTTTGACATCGTGAAGTGGCTCGCCATCACGGAATCGGCTCCACTCGTCAGCTCCACCCACTCGTGAGCGTTGTAAACGCATCCGGGATCGCCCGCTTGAATGTCGCCCGTATACGCGAGCGAGCGCGCGCGACATCCGCCGCAGTAGTGCCGGTAATCGCACACGCCGCAGTGATCGCCGCGGTCCTCTCGATCCGAGAGCACGCTGAAGAGGGCATTCTCCCAAATCTCTTTGAAACTCTGCCGACGAATGTCGCCCACCTCCTCTGAGGGGATGTAGACGCAGGCGTTGATGATCCCATTCGGCTGGATCGAGCAGTAGCACCGCCCAGCTCCACACCCGCCGATGTAGCGAGAAAGCACGAGCGTCTTCTTCCCTTCTCCTTTGCCAGCATGTCCGGTGGCGAAGACGCCTTCCTCGGAGCCATAGATGATGCACGAGCGCCCGAACTGCGGGGCTGTGGAGATGATGCTGATCTTCCCTTCGGCCAGATGCCGCTGCAGCTTGCGCATGAGCAACTCGCGCTGTCCGGGCGTCAGGTCGTGATGCATGATCTCGCGACCGCGTCCGACCGGGATGAAATTGAAGTGAGCGAAGGTGCTGCAGCCCAGATCAATGGCGAACTTCACAACCTCGTCCACCGTATGCACCGTCTCACGGGTGAAGCAGGTCGCCATCCCGGTCCGAATGCCCGCCGCGACGGCGTTCCGAATACCTTGGATCGAGCGTTCCCAGGCCCCCTTCAGCCCGCGAAACTCGTCGTGCTCCTCGGGATTGATGCTATCAATACTGACTTCGATATACTTCACGCCCACTTCTTTCAAGCGAGCGCACATTTCCGGCGTCAGGAGCATGCCATTGGTGGCGATCGTCACATGGAAGCCGCGCTTCTTGCAATGCTCCAGCACGGGCCAGAGGTCCTTCGCCACCAGGGGTTCGCCTCCGGCGAAGGCTACGAAAGGCACATACTCATCGGCCATTTGATCGAGGAGATCGAGCTTCTCCTCGGTCGTCAGCTCATCGGGCATCGGTTTGTGCTTGGCGTCTTGATAACAGTGCTTGCAGCTCAGATTGCACACCTGCGTGATGTTCCACACGACGAAGAGTGGAGCCGTGAACCGCTGCGGCACCGTCAGTCCATAGGTCCCGATGCTCTTGGCCGTCAGCGCGAGCGACTTCACCGTCGGCGTATGATGGAACAGATGCTTCTTCATTGTCTCCTTATCCAGACCCGCCTTCTTCAAAGCCAGGTCAATGGCTTTATTCGACCAGTACCACTTCAGGCGAGTCCAGAAATCCGCGTTCGGGTTATCATAGTTCTCGCATAGCTTTTCGAGGAAGCACTTCCCATCCGATCCTCGCCGGGTCATCCACAACAGCGCCTTGCGGACGGCCGGCTTGGAGAGGATGTCCTCTAGTGGATGATGCGCCTTGGGTAGCGTCACCGTCACTTTCGAGACCTGCGGCCTCTTGTACGTCATCACCTTCTGACTTGTTCTGCCGATGTACATAGCCGTTCCTCCTTCGATCGAAGAATCACCGCTATGCCGAATACATAAAAGCGACCTTCCTCCATCTTCGTCCCATTGCGTTTCGCCCCCTAGCCTCCAGTTGACGCGGAGTATTATATCCCAAGGGCCGAATTGGGAGTCAAGTTTTTTTTCAGCAGGAATGCAAAAAAAATCCAGCGCCCTCGCCGCCAGTTGAGAAGACGCCCCCACAAGCAGAGCGGCGAGAGGTGGAGAGAGCATGGGGGAAGGATCGTTCAGCCGACGCCGTGACACTTTTTGTACTTCTTCCCACTGCCGCAAGGGCACGGATCGTTGGGTCCGACCTTCGGTCCTTCGTGCCGAACGGTGCGGGGCTTCTCCGGCTCGCTGCGCGCCGACGCTGTGGCGCTGACGCTCGCGTGCACATACTGCACGCGCTGCGGGCGTCGCCGTCGCTCCAAGCGTTCGCGCGGAGCAGCCTCAGCGGTGACCTGCAGGTTCCAGAGGAAGCGGATCGTCTCCCGATCAATCCGATCGAGCATCGCCTCGAAGAGCGCAAACGCTTCCTTCTTGTACTCGACGAGCGGATCGCGTTGCGCATATCCGCGCAGCCCGATGCCTTCCTTCAAGTGGTCGAGCACCAGCAGGTGATCCTTCCACTGCGCGTCCACGATGTTGAGCATGATGATCCGCTCGTAGTAGCGCAAGGCCTCGCGCCCAAGTAGAACCTCCTTCTCCTCGTACTTCGCCTTCAGCTTTGGCCAAATGGCCTCCTTCAACTCTTCCCGCCCGAGCTGTTCGTAGTCGGGAACCTCGGCCTCCAGGTCAAAACCGTAGATGTGCCGCAACTCGATCTTCAAGCCGTTGAAATCCCACTCCGCGGGGCTGACCTCATCGCTCAGGTAGTGCTCCAAGAGATCATCCAGCAGATCCTCGGCCAAGCTCAAGACGTACTCGCGCTGATCGGTCTCTTCGAGCAATTGGCGACGGAGGCC from Blastocatellia bacterium encodes:
- a CDS encoding radical SAM protein yields the protein MYIGRTSQKVMTYKRPQVSKVTVTLPKAHHPLEDILSKPAVRKALLWMTRRGSDGKCFLEKLCENYDNPNADFWTRLKWYWSNKAIDLALKKAGLDKETMKKHLFHHTPTVKSLALTAKSIGTYGLTVPQRFTAPLFVVWNITQVCNLSCKHCYQDAKHKPMPDELTTEEKLDLLDQMADEYVPFVAFAGGEPLVAKDLWPVLEHCKKRGFHVTIATNGMLLTPEMCARLKEVGVKYIEVSIDSINPEEHDEFRGLKGAWERSIQGIRNAVAAGIRTGMATCFTRETVHTVDEVVKFAIDLGCSTFAHFNFIPVGRGREIMHHDLTPGQRELLMRKLQRHLAEGKISIISTAPQFGRSCIIYGSEEGVFATGHAGKGEGKKTLVLSRYIGGCGAGRCYCSIQPNGIINACVYIPSEEVGDIRRQSFKEIWENALFSVLSDREDRGDHCGVCDYRHYCGGCRARSLAYTGDIQAGDPGCVYNAHEWVELTSGADSVMASHFTMSNGFSLGAGCGSGCGTPAQTPLVQLKGLRQQAEQLAQIVTSGVVQAAIRAGEISNVPEEDVRDFDDVVDRLSALFTKN